In a single window of the Melioribacteraceae bacterium genome:
- a CDS encoding rhamnulokinase, translating to MEKERKFIGFDLGAESGRCVVGVLTNQKLTLNEVYRFTTHNIQYQNGFYWDILAIFQEMIEGLRRAKKAFGSHFDGIGIDTWGVDYVLIDSDERILGYPHHYRDNRTDMIMEESFKIIPKEKIYNSTGIQFAQFNTLFQLLAEKKNKLNLLNHTDKMLLMPDFLSFLLTGKKKAEYTIASTTNLIDPNTKNWHWGLIDAFELPRDIFPEVVEPGTFLSPLLESISEKVGLDSDIPVYCSSSHDTASAVVSIPSTGNEWAFISSGTWSLMGIELKNPILTKEAMLCNFTNEGGAENTIRFLKNIIGLWPLQECRRFWLEKGIEYSYQQLTDLALEVNNSNAWIDLSDSSFLKPGDMPNKVMNYLKETNQTVKDDVGFIIRVILESLAFSYKSTITQIEKITGKRIDLLHAVGGGIQNELLTQLTADAIGRPVIAGPIEGAIIGNIGTVAIASGAANNIAEWRKIVANSFEMKKFEPANSNYFHQNKNTYGAILKGGENIL from the coding sequence ATGGAAAAAGAAAGAAAATTTATTGGTTTTGATCTCGGTGCAGAAAGCGGCCGCTGTGTTGTTGGTGTGTTAACTAACCAAAAGCTTACGCTAAATGAGGTATACCGCTTTACAACCCATAACATACAATATCAGAATGGATTTTATTGGGATATCCTCGCAATATTTCAAGAGATGATTGAAGGATTACGAAGAGCAAAAAAAGCATTCGGCTCTCATTTTGATGGAATAGGTATTGATACTTGGGGTGTTGATTATGTTTTGATTGACTCGGACGAAAGAATTCTCGGTTACCCTCATCATTACAGAGATAATCGGACCGACATGATTATGGAAGAATCGTTTAAAATTATTCCTAAAGAAAAAATATACAACAGTACTGGAATCCAATTCGCTCAATTTAATACTCTTTTTCAGTTGCTTGCTGAAAAGAAGAACAAACTGAACCTGCTTAATCATACAGATAAAATGCTGCTTATGCCCGATTTTTTAAGTTTTCTTTTAACAGGTAAAAAGAAAGCTGAGTATACAATTGCCTCAACAACAAATCTAATCGATCCAAATACGAAAAACTGGCATTGGGGCTTAATTGATGCATTTGAACTTCCCCGTGATATCTTTCCTGAGGTGGTTGAACCTGGAACCTTTCTTTCTCCCTTGCTAGAATCAATTTCCGAAAAGGTTGGACTGGATAGTGATATTCCAGTATACTGCAGCTCGAGCCATGACACTGCTTCGGCGGTCGTTTCTATTCCGTCAACAGGAAATGAGTGGGCATTCATCAGTTCAGGAACCTGGTCACTGATGGGGATTGAACTTAAAAATCCTATTCTAACAAAGGAAGCTATGTTATGCAATTTTACGAACGAGGGTGGTGCTGAAAATACTATACGGTTCTTGAAAAATATAATTGGTTTATGGCCACTTCAAGAGTGTAGGAGATTTTGGCTGGAAAAGGGAATCGAGTATTCATATCAGCAACTTACTGATTTAGCATTAGAAGTAAATAATTCAAATGCGTGGATTGATTTGAGTGACTCAAGCTTTTTAAAACCCGGTGATATGCCAAATAAAGTAATGAATTATCTGAAAGAAACAAATCAAACGGTTAAGGACGATGTTGGATTTATAATTCGAGTTATACTTGAAAGTCTGGCTTTTAGTTATAAATCCACAATTACTCAAATCGAAAAAATAACCGGTAAAAGGATTGATTTACTTCATGCGGTCGGCGGTGGAATTCAAAACGAATTATTAACACAGTTAACCGCAGATGCAATCGGCAGACCAGTAATTGCGGGTCCTATTGAGGGAGCGATAATTGGAAATATTGGGACTGTAGCAATTGCATCGGGAGCCGCTAATAATATTGCCGAGTGGCGGAAAATTGTCGCAAACTCTTTCGAAATGAAAAAGTTTGAGCCTGCTAATTCAAATTATTTTCATCAGAATAAAAATACATATGGAGCTATTCTAAAGGGTGGAGAAAATATTCTATGA
- a CDS encoding FAD:protein FMN transferase, whose product MFNNSISTSSNYYVDDTGVLIKKYQCYIPFTCQTVSEMALVSVISNSPFQAEILSTDFLVLSINEIAKAVKKIKHNEVVKIEYHEKIPIHTVFNRI is encoded by the coding sequence TTGTTTAATAATTCGATCTCCACATCCAGCAATTATTATGTGGATGATACTGGAGTATTAATAAAAAAATATCAATGTTATATTCCATTTACATGCCAGACGGTTAGTGAAATGGCGTTAGTAAGCGTTATTTCTAATTCACCGTTTCAGGCAGAAATACTCTCAACCGATTTCCTTGTTTTGAGCATCAATGAAATAGCTAAAGCTGTGAAAAAGATTAAACATAATGAAGTTGTGAAAATCGAATATCACGAAAAAATACCCATTCACACTGTATTTAATAGGATTTAA
- a CDS encoding FAD:protein FMN transferase: MTSGAFDIKTRPIFENIEAIKHNTVYSQVNNMELNEELSTIVFSSENVKADFGCFGKGYALEKINNILGISPIKNAFVSFEESSITVKGKHPLGTNWQIAIKDFLIIKNQYTK, translated from the coding sequence ATTACTTCCGGAGCATTCGATATCAAAACGCGCCCGATTTTTGAAAATATTGAAGCTATAAAGCACAATACTGTATATTCGCAAGTAAATAATATGGAGTTAAATGAAGAGTTAAGCACAATTGTGTTTTCAAGTGAAAATGTAAAAGCTGATTTCGGCTGTTTTGGAAAAGGGTATGCACTTGAAAAGATTAATAATATTTTGGGAATCTCTCCTATAAAAAACGCATTTGTTAGTTTTGAGGAAAGTTCGATTACCGTAAAGGGAAAGCATCCTTTAGGCACCAATTGGCAAATTGCCATTAAAGATTTTTTAATCATCAAAAACCAGTACACTAAATAA
- a CDS encoding Gfo/Idh/MocA family oxidoreductase, protein MEDLFSINRREFLKKISLFGGSSIALASIPWLKIFGDNVYAKSASDRVRLGFIGIGDRGSALLQNVQVFAELLNVEIAAICDNYEPNYQRAIKMTNGKAKAFYDYRDLINMKDIDGVILATPLHEHANITIESLNAGIHVFCEKAMARTLDDTKKMYDEHIRSKRILQIGHQRVFSPVYLEAISKIRDGVIGKVTHMRAYWHRNGEWRRSVPQGKPELERIINWRLYDEYSAGLYTELMSHQLQIANWVKDSFPTSVVSAGNLTYWKNNREVYDHISCIFTYPDESQFLYDSINTNRHYGCEEQIFGDKGTMELELNKVYSETPPSPPAILKLINDIEKDIFEVIPIGGASWIPETAMNYKGEFITNNYKMDETKLQLEAFVRYIRKGEAPEELAVQGYYSSIWSLLAEEAAKTKQLITLDDKYRI, encoded by the coding sequence ATGGAAGATTTATTCTCGATTAACCGGAGAGAATTTCTTAAAAAAATATCATTGTTTGGAGGCTCTTCAATTGCCCTCGCATCAATTCCCTGGTTGAAAATATTTGGTGATAATGTTTATGCTAAATCTGCTAGTGATAGGGTGCGGTTGGGTTTTATTGGTATTGGGGATCGGGGGAGTGCTTTACTTCAAAATGTTCAGGTGTTTGCGGAATTGTTAAATGTTGAGATTGCCGCGATTTGTGATAATTATGAGCCAAACTATCAACGCGCTATAAAAATGACAAATGGAAAAGCAAAAGCATTTTATGATTACCGCGACTTGATTAACATGAAAGATATTGATGGAGTAATATTAGCAACCCCACTTCATGAACATGCTAATATTACAATCGAATCATTGAATGCAGGCATTCATGTATTCTGTGAAAAAGCAATGGCACGTACTCTAGACGATACCAAAAAAATGTATGATGAACACATTCGTTCTAAAAGAATATTACAAATTGGGCATCAGCGTGTATTCAGTCCCGTTTATCTCGAGGCAATTAGTAAAATAAGAGACGGAGTAATTGGTAAAGTAACACACATGCGCGCATATTGGCATCGAAATGGGGAATGGCGCAGATCAGTTCCTCAAGGTAAGCCAGAACTAGAAAGAATAATTAACTGGCGTTTGTATGATGAATATTCTGCCGGATTATATACTGAGCTAATGTCACACCAACTACAAATCGCAAATTGGGTTAAGGATTCATTTCCAACATCAGTTGTATCTGCCGGAAATTTAACCTATTGGAAGAATAATCGCGAAGTTTATGACCATATCTCTTGCATCTTTACTTATCCTGATGAATCGCAATTTCTTTATGATTCAATTAATACAAACCGACATTATGGTTGCGAAGAACAAATATTTGGAGATAAAGGTACTATGGAACTTGAACTCAATAAAGTTTATTCAGAAACACCTCCATCTCCCCCAGCTATTCTTAAGTTGATAAATGATATTGAAAAAGACATATTCGAGGTAATTCCGATTGGAGGAGCTAGCTGGATTCCAGAAACTGCCATGAATTATAAAGGGGAATTCATTACTAATAATTATAAAATGGATGAAACAAAACTACAGCTTGAAGCCTTTGTAAGGTATATACGTAAAGGAGAAGCCCCAGAAGAACTTGCTGTTCAAGGATATTATTCAAGTATATGGTCGTTGCTTGCCGAAGAAGCCGCAAAAACAAAACAACTAATCACTTTAGATGATAAATACCGGATATAG
- a CDS encoding L-rhamnose isomerase, with translation MKDVKTIEKTYQLAKAQYAELGVCTDEAIQKMEQVKISLHCWQADDVGGFEAPDAELGGGGIQVTGNYPGKARTILQLRNDIEKVMRLLPGKQRLNLHAIYGDFNGEKVDRNEIEIKHFQSWIDWAKNLGIGLDFNPTCFSHPFADDGFTLSSKNESHRKFWIEHVKRTRKIAAEMGRQLGIPTVNNIWIPDGSKDIPVDRNTHRSILKKSLDEIFAVEYPKEYLLDSVESKLFGIGSESMVVGSHEFYLGYAVKNNKLLCLDTGHFHPTEQIGDKISSVLQFVDGLLLHVSRGVRWDSDHVVIFNDELQLIAQEIIRCNALGRVNIGLDYFDGSINRVGAYVIGTRAAQLAFLYALLEPISKLKQFEESGKNFERLAYLELLKTKPYSAVFDYYCLKNNVPVGEDYITEIQKYENEVISKR, from the coding sequence ATGAAAGATGTTAAGACGATTGAAAAGACTTATCAACTTGCAAAAGCACAGTACGCTGAATTAGGCGTTTGTACCGATGAAGCCATTCAAAAAATGGAACAGGTGAAAATTAGTTTACATTGCTGGCAGGCCGATGATGTAGGAGGGTTCGAAGCTCCGGACGCCGAACTTGGCGGCGGCGGTATTCAGGTTACCGGCAATTATCCCGGAAAAGCAAGAACAATTCTGCAGCTGAGAAATGATATTGAAAAGGTGATGAGATTGCTTCCCGGAAAACAGAGATTAAATCTACATGCGATTTACGGAGATTTTAATGGTGAAAAAGTTGATAGAAATGAAATTGAGATTAAACATTTTCAAAGCTGGATCGATTGGGCTAAAAATCTCGGCATAGGTCTCGATTTTAATCCAACCTGTTTTTCTCATCCTTTTGCCGATGATGGTTTTACACTTTCAAGTAAAAATGAATCACATAGAAAATTTTGGATTGAACATGTAAAACGCACCCGCAAAATTGCGGCAGAAATGGGAAGACAATTAGGTATACCGACAGTAAATAATATCTGGATACCGGACGGGTCCAAAGATATTCCTGTAGATAGAAACACTCATAGATCAATACTAAAAAAATCTTTAGATGAAATATTTGCTGTAGAATATCCAAAAGAATATCTGCTCGATTCGGTTGAAAGCAAATTGTTCGGGATTGGTTCTGAATCTATGGTTGTTGGTTCTCACGAATTTTATTTGGGCTATGCGGTTAAGAATAATAAACTACTCTGTTTAGATACCGGACATTTTCATCCAACCGAACAAATTGGTGATAAAATATCTTCGGTATTGCAATTCGTTGATGGGTTGCTATTACATGTCAGCCGCGGTGTCCGCTGGGATAGCGACCATGTTGTTATTTTTAATGATGAGCTGCAATTAATCGCTCAAGAAATTATAAGATGCAATGCTTTGGGTAGAGTGAATATAGGACTCGATTATTTCGATGGCAGCATTAATCGTGTTGGGGCTTACGTTATAGGAACAAGAGCCGCGCAGCTAGCATTTCTTTATGCATTACTTGAACCAATTTCCAAACTCAAACAATTTGAAGAATCGGGTAAAAACTTTGAAAGACTGGCTTACTTAGAATTACTCAAGACCAAACCCTACTCCGCTGTTTTTGATTATTACTGTTTAAAAAATAACGTCCCTGTAGGGGAGGATTATATTACCGAGATTCAAAAGTATGAGAATGAAGTCATCAGTAAAAGATAA
- a CDS encoding acetylxylan esterase, whose protein sequence is MNIKICLMAVVFLVVTITAQNNADYNVYNYKSDTLQYSYLLKRLSQQFDSRRELFDKSLSSEKSFHERIQKLRDWYKNTVGILPRKTDLNIKTTKKKDYKNYSVEWIAFESQPNHHVTGLFYLPKNGTPPYPAVYIPSGHSYLGKGSDAYQRAARLFAMNGFAVLQADPFSQGERLQYLDKDGKPITAERMLMHEILGQHLMLTGSNTLIHELWDNIRALDFLEQHPQVDKNKLAVAGNSGGGTQALYLSGYDSRIKTAVISCYLSTSENKLNTIGSQDGCQQLWGEGKIGIEEQDFLLLSAPIPIAILSATEDFFDKEGAKIAFDELKRAFTTLGIPGRVEHVFADGKHGWQKPLREEAVRWCKKWLLNDDSPVFEPEDIGFFEDVNDLFVTPTGQVLTSFEDEKSVSEIIRERLVKCDYNRNKFLSNSTKNEVISKVKELIGFNEFEAEPKSIFVDNIKVNNYRAKKYLIERDKNLRFSIPAILVMPDNENYHTITIFVSEEGKLDNKLDPYVIAELQNGNAVLLLDISNTGELKDERKPHYDNKEFWIAKLPLYEGKTLLGYRVEDILTAKRFIELYFNNKSINVNLSSFGLTGPAALHAAAIDGSFSSVKISDSIKSWQNVASLDYSSNQIGNIVPGVLNFYDLPDLIKFAPVTKFDIVE, encoded by the coding sequence ATGAACATTAAGATTTGCTTAATGGCGGTTGTATTTTTGGTAGTAACTATAACTGCCCAAAATAATGCTGATTATAATGTTTATAATTATAAATCTGATACACTTCAGTATTCATATCTTCTCAAGCGACTTTCACAACAATTCGATTCAAGAAGAGAATTATTTGATAAAAGCTTAAGTAGCGAAAAATCCTTTCATGAAAGAATTCAGAAGTTGCGAGATTGGTATAAAAATACAGTAGGGATATTACCGAGAAAGACAGACCTAAATATTAAAACAACAAAGAAGAAAGATTATAAAAACTATTCGGTAGAGTGGATTGCATTTGAAAGCCAACCAAATCATCATGTAACCGGATTATTTTATCTCCCGAAGAATGGTACCCCTCCATATCCGGCAGTATATATTCCTAGCGGACATTCATATTTAGGGAAGGGAAGTGATGCTTATCAGCGGGCAGCACGATTGTTTGCAATGAACGGATTTGCAGTTTTGCAGGCCGATCCTTTTAGTCAAGGCGAACGATTGCAATACCTGGATAAAGATGGAAAACCAATTACAGCCGAAAGAATGTTGATGCATGAAATTCTTGGGCAGCATTTAATGTTAACCGGTTCTAATACATTAATTCATGAACTATGGGATAATATACGCGCACTTGATTTTCTTGAACAGCATCCACAAGTAGATAAAAATAAATTGGCTGTTGCAGGTAATTCCGGTGGAGGAACACAAGCTCTATATTTAAGCGGATACGATAGTAGAATTAAAACAGCTGTAATATCATGCTATCTCTCAACTTCGGAAAATAAATTAAATACAATTGGTTCTCAGGATGGATGCCAGCAGCTATGGGGTGAAGGAAAGATAGGTATTGAAGAACAAGACTTTTTATTGCTCTCTGCTCCAATTCCTATTGCAATATTATCGGCCACTGAAGATTTTTTTGATAAAGAGGGGGCAAAAATTGCTTTTGATGAATTAAAGAGAGCTTTCACAACACTTGGCATTCCGGGGAGAGTAGAACACGTGTTTGCAGATGGAAAACATGGTTGGCAAAAACCATTGCGTGAGGAAGCAGTAAGATGGTGTAAAAAGTGGCTGCTGAATGATGACTCACCTGTATTTGAACCTGAGGATATTGGATTCTTTGAAGATGTAAATGATTTATTTGTAACACCCACCGGTCAAGTTTTAACAAGTTTCGAAGATGAGAAATCAGTCTCCGAAATTATCCGTGAGAGATTAGTTAAATGTGATTATAACAGAAATAAGTTTTTATCGAACAGTACTAAAAATGAAGTAATATCAAAAGTAAAGGAATTAATAGGGTTTAACGAATTTGAAGCTGAACCTAAATCTATTTTCGTTGATAATATTAAAGTAAATAATTATAGAGCGAAAAAGTATTTAATTGAACGAGATAAGAATCTGAGATTTTCAATCCCGGCAATTTTAGTTATGCCGGATAATGAAAATTATCATACAATAACAATCTTTGTGAGTGAAGAGGGTAAGTTGGATAATAAATTGGATCCATATGTTATCGCTGAACTTCAGAATGGAAATGCTGTGCTTTTGCTGGATATTTCAAATACGGGAGAATTGAAGGATGAACGAAAACCACATTACGATAACAAAGAATTTTGGATTGCTAAACTGCCGCTGTATGAAGGTAAAACATTATTAGGCTATAGAGTTGAAGATATATTGACGGCAAAAAGGTTCATTGAATTGTATTTTAACAATAAGAGCATCAATGTAAATTTGAGTTCGTTTGGATTGACCGGACCAGCCGCGCTGCATGCAGCAGCTATTGATGGAAGTTTTAGCTCGGTTAAGATTTCTGACTCGATAAAGAGTTGGCAAAATGTCGCTTCCTTAGATTATTCATCTAATCAGATTGGGAATATAGTCCCGGGAGTATTAAATTTTTATGATCTTCCAGATTTAATTAAGTTTGCACCGGTTACCAAATTTGATATTGTTGAATAA
- a CDS encoding L-rhamnose/proton symporter RhaT, with protein sequence MNSLFGLLLMAIGSACAASFYVPIKKVRNWSWESYWIVQGAFSWVLAPWIFAYFTVPNLGDVLSGAPVNSILNTIFFGALWGVGGLTFGLSMRFLGVAMGQSIALGFCAAFGTLAAPIIEGGNLFKTHEGIMILIGVSICIVGIAIVGYAGALRSNGMSEKDKKNAIKEFALKKGLLIAILAGVMSACFSLGLTGISGVIDAGNKVKEAAQFYGTDPLFVSNPIYILVMFGGFLTNFVYCIYLNFINKTFTDYTNTIPSVLATNVLFCLIGGTLWYLQFFFFGMGQSMLPQAMIVFGWSILMAMNILFSNVWGIILNEWKGADAKTISVLVLGLLVLIFSTFVIKF encoded by the coding sequence ATGAATTCATTATTCGGTTTATTGTTAATGGCAATAGGAAGTGCGTGTGCGGCAAGTTTTTATGTGCCAATTAAAAAAGTGAGAAACTGGTCGTGGGAATCTTACTGGATCGTACAAGGAGCTTTTTCCTGGGTTTTAGCTCCCTGGATTTTTGCATACTTCACCGTACCAAATTTGGGTGATGTTTTGAGTGGTGCCCCAGTTAATTCAATTTTGAATACAATATTCTTTGGCGCGTTATGGGGTGTAGGCGGATTAACATTTGGATTGAGCATGCGCTTTCTGGGTGTTGCTATGGGGCAATCAATTGCGCTTGGGTTTTGTGCAGCTTTCGGTACACTTGCCGCTCCAATTATTGAAGGGGGCAATTTATTCAAAACTCATGAAGGTATTATGATATTGATCGGGGTTTCAATTTGCATTGTGGGAATTGCAATAGTTGGTTATGCGGGAGCCTTACGTTCAAACGGTATGTCGGAAAAGGATAAGAAAAATGCAATCAAAGAATTTGCGCTAAAGAAAGGATTGCTGATCGCAATTTTAGCCGGAGTAATGAGCGCGTGTTTTAGTTTAGGTCTTACGGGAATTTCGGGTGTAATTGACGCTGGGAACAAAGTGAAAGAGGCTGCCCAATTCTATGGAACCGATCCATTATTTGTTTCTAATCCAATTTACATTCTTGTAATGTTTGGTGGATTCCTCACAAACTTTGTGTACTGTATTTATCTCAACTTTATAAATAAAACATTTACAGATTATACCAATACAATTCCATCAGTCCTCGCAACCAATGTTTTGTTTTGCCTTATTGGAGGAACGCTCTGGTATTTGCAGTTTTTCTTTTTTGGAATGGGGCAAAGCATGTTACCCCAAGCCATGATTGTATTCGGTTGGAGTATCCTTATGGCAATGAATATTCTGTTCAGTAATGTTTGGGGAATAATTCTTAATGAATGGAAGGGAGCCGATGCAAAAACAATTTCAGTTTTGGTGTTGGGATTGTTGGTTCTAATTTTTTCAACCTTTGTGATAAAATTTTAA
- a CDS encoding class II aldolase/adducin family protein: MSTEVELKQLIVEIGKRIWMRNYVASNDGNITVKLNNDELLTTPTGISKGFMTEEMIIKCDLDGNVISGDKRYRPSSEVKMHLEVYKARPDIYSVVHAHPPFATSFAVAGIPLNKCVLPEAIIVIGAVPIAPYGLPSTMELPDKIKPYLENSDAILLENHGALTMGIDLLSAYHKMETLEHTANIVWKAIQLGNLNVLSEYERDRLMTLREKFNIGGKITLGDSTPMLINKVKSEEKFDLSKNEIIDELVKKVSERILEQLKNSK; encoded by the coding sequence ATGAGTACTGAAGTCGAGTTAAAACAGTTGATAGTTGAGATAGGAAAAAGGATTTGGATGCGTAATTATGTGGCCTCTAATGATGGCAACATAACTGTTAAGCTAAACAATGATGAATTACTTACCACGCCTACCGGAATAAGCAAAGGATTTATGACCGAAGAAATGATCATCAAATGTGACCTCGATGGAAATGTGATTTCGGGGGATAAAAGATATCGTCCTTCAAGCGAAGTCAAAATGCATCTCGAAGTTTATAAAGCGCGCCCTGATATTTATTCCGTTGTTCATGCTCATCCCCCTTTCGCGACAAGTTTTGCTGTGGCGGGTATTCCGCTAAATAAATGTGTTCTTCCAGAAGCGATTATTGTAATTGGAGCTGTTCCAATAGCTCCATATGGACTTCCATCAACAATGGAATTACCGGACAAGATTAAACCGTATTTAGAAAACTCGGACGCTATACTACTGGAAAACCACGGGGCATTAACTATGGGAATAGATCTACTAAGCGCATATCATAAAATGGAAACTCTTGAACACACTGCTAATATTGTCTGGAAAGCAATTCAATTAGGAAATTTAAATGTACTTTCAGAATATGAACGCGATCGATTGATGACACTGAGGGAAAAATTTAATATAGGTGGGAAAATTACACTGGGTGACTCTACCCCAATGTTGATAAATAAAGTAAAATCTGAAGAAAAATTTGATCTATCCAAAAATGAAATCATTGATGAGCTTGTTAAAAAAGTTTCCGAAAGAATTCTAGAGCAGTTAAAAAATTCGAAATGA